GGGCGTGCGTGCCCTCCAGGACGATGCCGAGCTTGAAGCACGCCAGGACCGCGTACCACGTGATGGACGACAGGTCGCGCCCCGCGACGGCGTCCGCGCGGCCCGCGTAGGCGTCGACGAGCTCGCCCGCGGCGGGCAGGCCGCCCGCGGCGCCGAGCGGCCCGGCGAGCACGGCGCTCTCGTCACCGCGGTCCGGCCAGGTGGCCAGCAGCCAGCCGAGGTCCAGCAGCGGATCCCCGATCGTGCACATCTCCCAGTCGACGATCGCGGCGATCTCCGGCCCGGCGGGGGAGTACATCAGGTTGGCCAGGTGGTAGTCGCCGTGCATGATCCCCGGCCGCCACGTCTTCGGCCGCCGCTCCTCCAGCCAGCGCGCCACGTCGTCCAGGCCGGGGATGTCGGGCCCCGGGTAGCCGTCCAGGGCGCCGTAGGAGTCGAGTTCCGACGTCCACCGGCCGACCTGCCGCTCCAGGAACCCGGCCGGCTTGCCGAAGTCGCCGAGCCCGACGGCCTCGTGGTCGACCGCGCCCAGCGCCGACAGCGCGCGCGCCGCGTTCAGGCCCATCTCGTACCGGACGGACGCGTCGTTCGCGTGGAGGTCCGGGAGCGTCACCGAGGCGTTGAACCCGTCGACCGGCGTCATCAGGTAGAAGACGGCGCCGTTCATCACCGACTCGTCGGGGCAGGCGGCGACGAGGCGCGGCGCGGGGACGTCCGTGCCGTCCAGCGCCCCCAGCACGCGGGCCTCCCGGCGCAGGACGTCGTTGGTGCGGGCCCGCAGGTGCGCGGGGCCGCGCCGCAGCACGTACTCA
The nucleotide sequence above comes from Actinomadura algeriensis. Encoded proteins:
- a CDS encoding phosphotransferase family protein, with the protein product MQQPEQIDRALVDFRVLSGWMDARRLPEGPFEDVAPLTGGTQNMLIRFRRGGREYVLRRGPAHLRARTNDVLRREARVLGALDGTDVPAPRLVAACPDESVMNGAVFYLMTPVDGFNASVTLPDLHANDASVRYEMGLNAARALSALGAVDHEAVGLGDFGKPAGFLERQVGRWTSELDSYGALDGYPGPDIPGLDDVARWLEERRPKTWRPGIMHGDYHLANLMYSPAGPEIAAIVDWEMCTIGDPLLDLGWLLATWPDRGDESAVLAGPLGAAGGLPAAGELVDAYAGRADAVAGRDLSSITWYAVLACFKLGIVLEGTHARACAGKAPRETGDLLHSITLGLFRRAHAFIASA